CACATAGCATGGCCTTCTTAagggttttaaaaagaaataccatAAAAATAGATTGTTGATATTATTGAATAAGACCATTCTCCATTCTTCTAAAGACAATATAACTAGTAACAGTCTCTATGTGCAGGAGTTAATTGCACTGTGTATGATGAATAGAGAAGGTGTTAAGAGTGTAATTATGCCATAAACCCCTAGATAGAAAGGTTTCATGAGCTTCCTAAGTGAAAGATTCAAACAAAAGTCTTGCTACTTGGGGCCAATTAATTCTTGTGAGCTGTCTTTGATATTTGTCtggttttgtgatttatttatgtggtttttttttttttaatcatggaaGCTTTCTAAACCAAGTGAGTTCTCCATAATACTAAACATCTATATACATGtctttcagaaataaaaattttgggactagagatggctcagtggttaaaagtactgactactcttccagaggttcggagttcaattcccaacaaccacatggtggctcacaaccatccgtattgagatccgatgccctcttctggcccgcAGGCAtaatgcaggcagaaagctgtatggtgtatactaataaataaatattaaaaagaaaaaagaaagaaaaattttggCCTGTCATATCCAACTGACATATTGAGCTCAGCTCACTGGTACTGGACTTTCAAGGTCAGGGATAGCCTTTCCATGGTGTATTCCCTAAAGTGTCCAACATTATAGCTCTCTATAACCAAGAGGTTCAAAAGAAACCAATGTGTCATCATTTTACCCCTTAATTGGGGTAAAACCCCAGATCCCTCAATATGCTCAGAATTCTTATACACCCTCGTTTTATCTTCAAGATCGGACAAGCAAAAGACTTCTTGGAGCCTCTTTTAGAAGCTAAAAAAGCAGGCCTGAAGTTGGCGTTGCATCTTGCAGAGGTAAGTGCTGTCACAGAGTGGAGAGGGCAGGCTACTTTAAAAGCAGAGTTGTTTGTCAGTAACGAGAAATAAGCCTctcttggaaaacattttttcttttctttttatgaggTACGGTCTCATGCAACCCAGActgccctggaattcactttgtagccaAGAATCACCttgctccttctgcctccacctcccaagtgccagggtAATTtagaagatatatattttttttttttttggttctttttttcggagctgaggaccgaacccagggcctgccttgcgcttcctaggtaagcgctctaccactgagctaaatccccagcccctagaagatattttttaaaaggggaattAGAAGTacttttaaatgttaattaaaaCATTAAGACATGGTTTTCTTTAATATTAGTTTCTAAGTTTTTATGGTTCCCATTATTTTGTAACCAGTTATCTCTGGCCTGTTCTCAGGATCACAACCTGCTTGGTATCTTAGTTTCTTATTCGCTGCATTCATATAAAAtagttcattttaaaatgatctggccagggctggagagatggctcagccgttaaaggctaggctcacaacgaAAAAATGTTCTGGCCAGCTGGACAGTGATGACCTTTaacctgcactcaggaggcagagtcaggcagatctctgagtttaaggccagcctaatctacagattAAGTTCCAGGGCTTCTGTAGCCTAAccaccccccaccaaaaaaaaaatgttcttgtcACTTGCCTTCCAGTCCATCTAGGAGAAAATGATTATAGTATGTACATGGATAACCCTGTCAATATACAGTATAAGCGCATTGAGAGAAATGTGAGGCCATGGAGTCTTATGAAGTTAGATTTTCACCCTTACCTCCACTATCCCAGATTGTGAATATTGTTTTCAAAAACACTTTTTTGACTGAAAGTTTTATATGTCTGAAGAAATTTCAAGTATAAGGGATTACAGAACCAAAGGAAAAGGATGTGAAGTCCTCCCAAGAGGTGACGTTAAATTTAGTATGTAATTCTCTACTTTTTTCCTAATGTATGtgaacacatgtatacacatatagaaTCAGGGTCTCTATTTTATGTGTGAAAATTCTTTTTTAGGTTTTACTTCTTTATGTTCATACTTCCTAAGATTATTATTAGGCTGTAAATGACTGAAACAGCTAAGAAGGTTTGAGAGGGGTTCAGTAATTATGTTTTCTAAGAATCCTGGCATTCACTGCTCAGCGTGCAGAATAAAATACCTCGGTTACCAGCACAAGCCACTGATCCCCTCTTATCACTTTTCTGAAGATtccaaataaggaaaaagaaacacagatgttGCTGGATCTGCTTCCTGACAGAATTGGGCATGGAACATTCCTCAACACCCCCGAGGCAGGGTCAGTGGATCAGGTGAACTTCGTGAGGCAACACCGGATACCTCTTGGTAAGACTTAGAATGTCATGTTGCCTAGATAACCCTTTAGCCCCTTCTTTCTCCAGGCCCTGGACTACAAGATTTATGTGGAAAGGTACTGTTCTATAATTCAGACATTTACAAAATAAGACACATGGTATGTGTGCTTTCTGGTCTCATTAAGTGGTGGAACTTTTAGATTCTATTAGAAGATAAGTTTTAGGAGGGcagctctctgtgtgtctttctattTATCTCTGACtgttattctctgtctctctgtttccctggtcctctccttctcctcttcctctttttctctctctccctttttctatctccatctctctgtctgtctttgtctctgtgtccatCGTACTGACTGCTACAGTCCCTAGTGCTGGGAACTCAATCTTctgctgttttgttgttgctttgtttatttACGAAATaaagttcagggctggagagctgactcagcggttaagagcactgactgctcttccagaggtcctgagttcaattcccagcaaccacacggtggctcacaaccatctgtaatgagatctgatgccctcttttggtgtctgaagacagctacagtgtacttatatataataaattaataaatctaaggaaggaaggaagggaaggaaggaaggggagaggaagggaaggaagggaaggaaggaaaggaagggaaggaaggaaggtaggtcaCTCAGtcagctggaaagatggctcagtggttgagagcactgagctgtctcttcagctccgagtatctggtgccctcttctgggctcctcaagggcctgcactcacacacagaaaatttaaaaaaataaaggtcaTTTAGAATTTTGAAGATGACTATAATAAAATTAACACATAGGTCCAGTGAGATGGTTCACAAATATCCTGCCAACCATGATGTCCTGAGTTCTATCTGAAGACTCAcaggttcttctctctctctctcattcattcattcattcattctctttctctctctatctctttatttctctctcattttctttctctctccctatctctaaataaatgtaaaaaatataaaattaatgttaTGGAAATGTATAACATTTACTTAAGAATTatacccaggcatggtggcacaggcttatAACCCTACCAtgtaggaggctaaggcaggaggattactagtTTGAGACTATCCTAGAGTACTTAGGggaaacttgtctcaaaaactagggAAACTGGTGCTGAAGAGGTGgtgtggttaagagcaatggcgcTCTTCCAGGGACCCCGTGTTCAATACCCAGAACCTACATGGGAGCACACAACTCTCTGTAACCTCAGTTCCAAGGGATCAACACTATCTTCTGGCCtccctcctcaggcaccaggcatataaGTGACAAGAGACATACATAGGCAAAATGTTggacatataaaattaaaaaacacgttaagaaattagggaaattgtAAACCTATTTTTCCATACCAACTGACCATAGCACACTTGCTTGTGAAAGTTTATGATGACTTTGTGGCAGTCACTATGCCATTTGCTAAAAATAAGAGTAAACAAAGTAGACAGCTTCCTTTATAAGAACTCATCAGAAGACCAAACTACATCTCAAAAGAAGTCAGTGTGAGGCCAGGCGTGACGGCGtatttttaatcccagcgctgcagcagcaggtggatctctatgagttcaaggccagcctggtctacatagtaagttccaggctagccagggataTATAGCCAGACCTTTTcttaaaacaaccaaccaaaatcaGTGGATGTGAAGCCCTGTGAAGGATTGTGACAAGCTGATTATATTCTAGGCCACTAATCTTTCCATCTTGGTAAAGCAAGGGAAGCAAGTCACTGTGAAGAAAGCAGTAACTTCCTGTCAGGTATAGTGGCAGTCCCAGCAGTAACACATACCTCTGTACAAGTGCACTATCTGAAGTATGCTTTTGTGTTTCTATGTAGTATTGGAGGCGAATGCAGAGCTTTGCATGGGCAGGGTAGGCCCTCTTCTGTCAAGGTACATCCCAGCTCAGAACTACAACTTCACAAGTAATGAATAGTACATTTTGTGCAGTAATGAAACTGCTTCAATCAGCAGAGTTTGGAAGGTTTCTTGTGAATCTGCATGGTGGTCACTGAATGAGTTCACTTACTTGCTTTTAATAGGaggattttctcctttcttctagaACTTTGTTTGACCTCAAACATCAAAAGCCAGACAGTTCCTTCTTATGACCAGCATCACTTTGGATTCTGGTATAGCGTTGCTCATCCTTCTGTGATCTGTGTAAGAAGTAttatctttctgcttctttttacTCAGTACATTGAATTAAGCCACATATTTATTATCTTGCTGGTTGCCTTCCCTGAGTGCCTGAAGGAAATGTCCCAGTAGCAGAactagaaggggatggggaaggagaggCTGCAGAGGGCTCAGGTGATTCCCATTTGGTTCTGAAAAGCAGTAGGGCAATATTTGGGGAAGCTGAAAAAATGCTGGTGCCCAGTATCCTTGCCACAGGATTCTTGCTTTATTTGACCTTGGATGAGTCCTGGGCACGAATATGCTTTAAAAACTCTTTATGTGCTTTTAACATGCAGGActctggtcttttttttcttttaaaataaacaagtttTTTACAAATGTGTATTTATAAGTTCTTGTTTAGAGTCCTGAAATGGGAAAATAAGATCTGAACCACAAAAAAGTGAATTTTACAAAACATCTTATCTTGACCTGGTCTCATTTACCCGGCAGACCGATGATAAAGGTGTTTTTGCAACAAGCCTTTCTCAAGAATATCAACTGGCAGCAGAAACATTTAATCTGACCCCATCGCAGGTGTGGGATCTGTCTTATGAATCCATCAACTACATCTTCGCTTCTAACAACACCAGATCTGAACTGAGAAAAAGGTGGACTCACCTGAAACAGAAAGTGTTAGGCTGTAACGAGGTGAACTACTTTTGATTATACGTCGTAACCAAGGTCTTCCTGCCCTGTGTACCCCACTCAGTTACTGCCCACTTGAAATTACTTCAAGTTCAGTAGCCAAGTATATATGGGTCTAACTCCAGCACCTTCATATGGTAAGTGCTTAGTATCCCAGACTAAGAGCCTTGAGGTCTTGCATGGCAGTGCCTCCATGCTGTTTGCTGGGAGGTTGTTAAACCTTCATTCCCTAGTGACTCTGTTTTTTCACATAGCACTCTCTTGCCATTGGTGACCATAAACCTTCTGAGAAGTTGAAACTCTGACTTTAGGGAAACCTCCGTTTTGTTATGTTTAATCAGATTCCTTCCACTTCCCTTTATCCTTtcggagttttttttttttaggtcacAGTGCACACCTGCACTGTTTGTGTGGGTGCCTAGTTGTGAGGCGACTGCAGTAACAAAGCTAGAATCTGGCTTTGCCCTTCTCATAATATCTTTAGAAATATATAAAGGGGGTTGGAGTAATCACTCTAGTTTAGGAAAAGAATGACTGACTTAAGTAAGAAAGACACATAGCCAGAGCTTCTGGTTTAAAATCAGCTTCTATTTGGCTTCCCTTGGGAAGCTACCAGGACCTCCACAGTGCTAGGACTCCCTTAAAAGATCTTTGTAGTAATGGTAGCATTGTGGCATCTAGGGTTCTTAGATCACCAATAATCCCATGCCCAGATGATGGCCCACACGCACAGATTTACATAAACACACGTATACCATGGCCTCATCAGCCAAAGATAGGTGACGGCTAAGATTGGTTCTGAATGCAAAGAAAAAGACTTTAACAGATAACAAAtgtcttggatattttttttccacaagctagagtcatttgggaagagggaccctcaactgagaaaatgctcccacaaGATCGGCTTAATCAGTGCTTGAGCAGTTAGTGGGCTCATGCCACAGAGGGTGATGCCCCCTCAGGGATGTGGTTTTGGTGGAAAGTGAAGGAAATGGAACATGAGGAGCAAGCTATAggcagcactcctctatggctcagcttcagttcctgcctcagcttcccaggatGAGGGACTACAAATTATGAGgcaataaaccccttcctcctcaag
This Rattus norvegicus strain BN/NHsdMcwi chromosome 3, GRCr8, whole genome shotgun sequence DNA region includes the following protein-coding sequences:
- the Adal gene encoding adenosine deaminase-like protein isoform X3 gives rise to the protein MRKLIAKKPHLQVHGHMTMIDKGKKRTLEECFQMFQVIHQLTTSAEDILMVTKDVIKEFADDGVKYLELRSTPRGENATGMTRKTYVESVLEGIKQCKQENLDIDVRYLMAIDRKGGPTVAKETVKLAKEFFLSAEDTVLGLDLSGDPTIGQAKDFLEPLLEAKKAGLKLALHLAEIPNKEKETQMLLDLLPDRIGHGTFLNTPEAGSVDQVNFVRQHRIPLELCLTSNIKSQTVPSYDQHHFGFWYSVAHPSVICTDDKGVFATSLSQEYQLAAETFNLTPSQVWDLSYESINYIFASNNTRSELRKRWTHLKQKVLGCNEVNYF
- the Adal gene encoding adenosine deaminase-like protein isoform X4, with translation MTRKTYVESVLEGIKQCKQENLDIDVRYLMAIDRKGGPTVAKETVKLAKEFFLSAEDTVLGLDLSGDPTIGQAKDFLEPLLEAKKAGLKLALHLAEIPNKEKETQMLLDLLPDRIGHGTFLNTPEAGSVDQVNFVRQHRIPLELCLTSNIKSQTVPSYDQHHFGFWYSVAHPSVICTDDKGVFATSLSQEYQLAAETFNLTPSQVWDLSYESINYIFASNNTRSELRKRWTHLKQKVLGCNEVNYF
- the Adal gene encoding adenosine deaminase-like protein isoform X2; protein product: MEPRLVSYSPVVEAGLAFLVFLSPPFFLFFSFFSFFFSELRTEPRAKCSTTELNPQPCLHLSNAGIHHQVTKDVIKEFADDGVKYLELRSTPRGENATGMTRKTYVESVLEGIKQCKQENLDIDVRYLMAIDRKGGPTVAKETVKLAKEFFLSAEDTVLGLDLSGDPTIGQAKDFLEPLLEAKKAGLKLALHLAEIPNKEKETQMLLDLLPDRIGHGTFLNTPEAGSVDQVNFVRQHRIPLELCLTSNIKSQTVPSYDQHHFGFWYSVAHPSVICTDDKGVFATSLSQEYQLAAETFNLTPSQVWDLSYESINYIFASNNTRSELRKRWTHLKQKVLGCNEVNYF
- the Adal gene encoding adenosine deaminase-like protein isoform X5, with protein sequence MAIDRKGGPTVAKETVKLAKEFFLSAEDTVLGLDLSGDPTIGQAKDFLEPLLEAKKAGLKLALHLAEIPNKEKETQMLLDLLPDRIGHGTFLNTPEAGSVDQVNFVRQHRIPLELCLTSNIKSQTVPSYDQHHFGFWYSVAHPSVICTDDKGVFATSLSQEYQLAAETFNLTPSQVWDLSYESINYIFASNNTRSELRKRWTHLKQKVLGCNEVNYF